One stretch of Pseudomonas sp. NC02 DNA includes these proteins:
- the sctL gene encoding type III secretion system stator protein SctL, with protein MLCRRKIELNKGQDLPQTLIAREMLIDCAQAGTLLIRAKAEARELLRQAEEQREILYANACREFWERANTQLQRWEIERQAICDNIEPIAASITSLAIRNLLEETVSPQRLSVLLKQLLATQVPRIEATLLCNPLDRKNVDQWLSRHKDLPWTLRTEENIAPQMLILETPEGGFRIDWDSMVETLWNSGTSGSTQ; from the coding sequence ATGTTATGCCGACGTAAAATTGAGCTGAATAAAGGCCAGGACCTGCCACAAACCCTGATTGCCCGAGAGATGCTTATCGACTGTGCTCAGGCGGGCACATTACTTATTCGCGCCAAAGCCGAAGCGCGCGAACTACTACGCCAGGCCGAAGAGCAGCGCGAAATACTTTACGCAAATGCTTGCCGTGAGTTCTGGGAACGCGCCAACACTCAGTTGCAACGCTGGGAGATTGAACGCCAGGCTATCTGCGACAACATTGAACCCATTGCCGCCTCCATCACCAGCCTGGCCATTCGTAACCTGCTGGAGGAAACAGTCTCCCCCCAACGCCTGAGCGTCCTGCTAAAGCAATTACTGGCCACCCAGGTCCCGCGAATCGAAGCCACTTTGCTCTGCAATCCATTGGACCGTAAAAACGTAGACCAGTGGCTGAGCAGGCACAAAGACCTTCCCTGGACACTGCGCACCGAGGAGAACATCGCACCTCAAATGCTCATTCTGGAAACGCCCGAAGGTGGATTTCGGATCGACTGGGATTCGATGGTGGAAACCCTATGGAATTCCGGCACGTCGGGTTCAACCCAATAA
- a CDS encoding type III secretion protein, with protein sequence MLTLIGSVCQPVRGHLLEEDEYLWCQRLAKALPADSRVLNTDDPLQYLRAWVEPAVWQRLRLGFANQRVVDLEKYSNLPDRHGRLDTLWRAVIWRATAITNDHAWP encoded by the coding sequence ATGCTGACGCTGATCGGCAGTGTCTGCCAGCCTGTACGCGGCCACTTGCTGGAGGAGGATGAATACCTCTGGTGTCAGCGCCTTGCCAAAGCGCTCCCTGCGGACTCACGGGTACTGAACACAGACGATCCTCTGCAGTACCTGCGCGCCTGGGTTGAGCCTGCGGTATGGCAACGCCTACGACTTGGCTTTGCGAATCAACGGGTAGTCGACCTGGAGAAATATTCCAACCTGCCCGACCGTCATGGTCGGCTGGATACTCTGTGGCGAGCCGTCATCTGGCGAGCTACCGCCATCACGAATGATCACGCGTGGCCCTGA
- the sctJ gene encoding type III secretion system inner membrane ring lipoprotein SctJ: protein MLRWITTPLVLSLALLLAGCGEKVELHSRLSEQEANEVVAELADKQIRAQKVPAKDGVVVRVNASDISRAVRTLEAAGLPKLARSTLGDIFRKEGVISTPLEERARYIYALSQELEATLSNIDGVIVARVHVVLPERIAPGEPVQPASASVFIKHDPRLEPDNIRPRVRRMVASSIPGMAAAVENTQKLTVVFVPAAAYLEQQRLTYFGPFLVQDNDLGFWRMSLTAFLIIMTLAGAGAFIWRKRGVNQQHDSSVVPAHASLNPSVHE, encoded by the coding sequence ATGCTCCGCTGGATCACCACCCCATTAGTTTTATCATTGGCATTGCTGCTGGCCGGTTGCGGTGAAAAAGTAGAACTCCATAGCCGACTGTCCGAACAGGAGGCTAATGAGGTTGTTGCAGAACTCGCGGATAAACAAATCCGGGCCCAAAAAGTGCCAGCCAAAGACGGCGTTGTTGTGCGCGTCAACGCGTCGGACATCAGCAGGGCGGTCCGGACGCTCGAGGCCGCTGGCCTGCCCAAACTGGCCCGGTCGACCCTGGGCGATATCTTCCGTAAAGAAGGCGTTATCTCAACACCGCTGGAAGAACGTGCCCGCTATATCTATGCATTGTCTCAGGAGCTGGAGGCAACCTTGTCGAACATCGACGGGGTCATCGTCGCTCGAGTTCATGTCGTGCTCCCCGAACGGATTGCCCCGGGTGAACCCGTACAACCGGCATCAGCCTCGGTGTTCATCAAACATGATCCACGACTTGAGCCTGATAATATCCGCCCCCGAGTACGCAGGATGGTGGCCAGCAGTATCCCCGGCATGGCAGCTGCTGTAGAAAACACTCAAAAATTAACCGTAGTGTTTGTCCCCGCCGCGGCGTATCTGGAGCAGCAACGTCTGACCTATTTTGGTCCGTTCCTGGTTCAGGATAACGATCTCGGTTTCTGGCGCATGAGTCTTACCGCATTCCTCATCATAATGACGCTTGCGGGGGCTGGCGCGTTTATCTGGCGCAAGCGGGGGGTGAATCAACAACACGACTCATCTGTCGTACCGGCTCATGCCTCACTAAACCCGTCTGTTCATGAGTAA
- a CDS encoding sigma 54-interacting transcriptional regulator, which produces MSASYQSTFETDDPFTECPTIEATINNTAALNIDILLLGETGTGKDTLAQRIHRLSGRRGNFVAVNCAAIPESLAESQLFGVNSGAYTGAMQSRAGFVEAAHLGTLYLDEIDSMPLTLQAKLLRVLESRGVERLGSTRFIPVDMRVIASAQHSLHEMVEQGLFRRDLYFRLNVISISLPPLRERREQIIPLFLNIVRQEAEYFKYPIPLASSSLLQQLLCHSWPGNVRELRSTAKRFVLDLPPLSESMRDHQDIEMNLKARLQQIEKSLIEESLRRHGGNVDGVAGELGVAKRTLYYRMKQLDISLGGTG; this is translated from the coding sequence ATGTCGGCCTCCTATCAAAGCACGTTTGAAACGGATGATCCATTTACTGAATGCCCAACCATTGAAGCCACTATCAACAATACTGCGGCTTTAAACATCGACATACTTTTGCTGGGGGAAACCGGCACCGGTAAAGATACCCTGGCCCAACGCATCCATCGCTTATCGGGCCGGCGAGGCAACTTCGTCGCCGTCAACTGTGCTGCAATTCCCGAAAGCCTGGCGGAAAGCCAACTGTTCGGGGTCAACAGCGGCGCCTACACCGGTGCGATGCAATCACGGGCAGGCTTTGTCGAAGCCGCACACTTGGGTACTTTGTACCTCGACGAAATAGACAGCATGCCCCTCACCCTGCAAGCCAAACTGCTGAGGGTACTGGAGTCCCGGGGCGTTGAGCGATTGGGTTCTACCCGCTTTATCCCGGTGGACATGCGCGTTATCGCGTCCGCCCAGCATTCGCTGCACGAAATGGTCGAGCAAGGGTTGTTCAGGCGCGACCTGTATTTTCGCCTGAACGTAATCAGCATCAGCCTCCCTCCCCTGCGCGAACGTCGCGAGCAGATTATCCCCTTGTTCCTGAACATCGTCCGCCAGGAAGCCGAGTACTTTAAATACCCGATACCCCTGGCATCCAGCTCGCTGCTGCAACAATTGCTATGCCATTCCTGGCCGGGCAACGTCCGCGAACTGCGCTCGACAGCCAAGCGCTTTGTGTTGGATCTTCCGCCGCTTTCAGAGTCGATGAGGGACCATCAGGACATAGAGATGAACCTCAAGGCGCGGCTACAGCAAATCGAGAAATCGCTGATTGAAGAGTCGCTGCGCCGTCACGGCGGCAACGTGGATGGAGTAGCCGGGGAACTGGGGGTTGCCAAGCGCACGCTGTACTACAGGATGAAACAACTGGATATATCACTCGGCGGAACAGGTTAA
- the ychF gene encoding redox-regulated ATPase YchF: MGFNCGIVGLPNVGKSTLFNALTKSGIAAENFPFCTIEPNTGIVPMPDTRLDALAAIVNPKRILPTTMEFVDIAGLVAGASKGEGLGNKFLANIRETDAIAHVVRCFEDENVIHVSNSVDPKRDIEIIDLELIFADLDSCEKQLQKVTRNAKGGDKDSVVQKALLEQLIAHFTLGKPARSLMKNMSTDEKAVIKGFHLLTTKPVMYIANVAEDGFENNPLLDVVMAIAEEEGAMVVPVCNKIEAEIAELEDGEEKDMFLEALGLEEPGLNRVIRAGYEMLHLQTYFTAGVEEVRAWTVKVGATAPQAAGVIHTDFEKGFIRAEVIAYNDFIQFKGEAGAKEAGKWRLEGKEYIVKDGDVMHFRFNV; this comes from the coding sequence ATGGGATTCAATTGCGGCATCGTCGGCCTACCTAACGTCGGCAAGTCCACCCTGTTCAACGCCCTGACCAAATCCGGTATTGCGGCGGAGAACTTCCCCTTCTGCACCATCGAACCGAACACCGGTATCGTGCCGATGCCCGATACACGCCTGGACGCCCTGGCGGCCATCGTGAATCCAAAGCGCATCCTGCCGACCACCATGGAGTTCGTCGACATCGCGGGCCTGGTAGCCGGCGCGTCGAAAGGTGAAGGCCTGGGCAACAAGTTCCTCGCCAACATCCGCGAGACCGATGCCATCGCCCACGTGGTCCGCTGCTTCGAAGACGAGAACGTGATTCACGTCTCCAACAGCGTCGACCCGAAACGCGATATCGAGATCATCGACCTGGAACTGATCTTCGCCGACCTCGACAGCTGCGAGAAGCAACTGCAAAAGGTCACGCGTAACGCCAAGGGCGGCGACAAGGACTCAGTGGTCCAGAAAGCCTTGCTGGAGCAACTGATTGCCCACTTCACTCTGGGCAAGCCGGCACGCAGCCTGATGAAGAACATGAGCACCGACGAAAAGGCGGTGATCAAGGGCTTCCACCTGCTGACTACCAAGCCGGTGATGTACATCGCCAACGTGGCTGAAGACGGTTTCGAGAACAACCCGCTGCTCGACGTGGTCATGGCAATTGCCGAAGAAGAAGGCGCGATGGTTGTTCCAGTGTGCAACAAGATCGAAGCGGAAATCGCCGAGCTGGAAGACGGCGAAGAGAAAGACATGTTCCTCGAGGCCCTGGGCCTGGAAGAGCCTGGCCTGAACCGCGTGATCCGTGCCGGCTACGAAATGCTGCACCTGCAGACCTACTTCACCGCCGGTGTTGAAGAAGTACGCGCCTGGACCGTCAAGGTCGGTGCCACTGCCCCGCAAGCGGCTGGCGTGATCCACACCGACTTCGAAAAAGGCTTCATCCGCGCCGAAGTCATCGCCTACAACGACTTCATCCAGTTCAAGGGTGAAGCCGGTGCCAAGGAAGCCGGTAAATGGCGCCTGGAAGGCAAGGAATACATCGTCAAGGATGGCGACGTGATGCACTTCCGCTTCAACGTATAA
- the pth gene encoding aminoacyl-tRNA hydrolase produces MTAIKLIVGLGNPGAEYEQTRHNAGALFVERIAHAQGVNLVADRKYFGLTGRFSHQGQDVRLLIPTTYMNRSGQAVAALAGFFRIKPEEILVAHDELDLPPGVAKLKQGGGHGGHNGLRDIIAQLGNQNTFYRLRLGIGHPGVASMVSNFVLGRAPRAEQEKLDASIDFALGVLPDIFAGEWNRAMKNLHSQKA; encoded by the coding sequence GTGACTGCCATTAAACTGATCGTTGGCCTGGGAAATCCAGGCGCCGAATACGAACAGACCCGGCATAACGCGGGGGCCCTTTTTGTTGAGCGCATCGCCCACGCCCAAGGCGTCAATCTTGTGGCCGATCGCAAATATTTCGGCCTGACCGGACGCTTTTCGCATCAGGGTCAGGATGTTCGTCTGTTGATTCCCACCACCTACATGAACCGCAGCGGCCAGGCTGTCGCGGCGCTTGCGGGCTTCTTCCGGATCAAACCCGAAGAAATCCTGGTGGCCCATGACGAACTAGACCTGCCACCCGGCGTTGCCAAGCTCAAGCAAGGCGGCGGCCATGGCGGGCATAATGGCCTGCGCGACATCATCGCGCAGTTGGGCAATCAGAATACGTTCTACCGCTTGCGGCTTGGCATTGGCCACCCGGGCGTTGCCAGTATGGTTTCAAATTTCGTCCTGGGTCGTGCGCCACGCGCCGAACAGGAAAAACTCGATGCCAGCATCGATTTTGCCCTCGGCGTGCTGCCGGATATCTTCGCCGGTGAATGGAACCGTGCGATGAAAAACCTGCACAGCCAGAAGGCCTGA
- a CDS encoding 50S ribosomal protein L25/general stress protein Ctc produces the protein MNDFTLNAELRSDLGKGASRRLRRLASLVPAVVYGGEKAPESISMLAKEIAKLLENDAAYSHIIELNVGGTKQNVIIKALQRHPAKGHVLHADFVRVVAGQKLTAIVPVHFVGEEAPVKKGGEVSHVIAEIEVTCLPKDLPEFIEVDLSALEIGAIVHLSDLKAPKGVEFVALAHGDDKAVANVHAPRVAPEAEEGAAE, from the coding sequence ATGAACGATTTTACTTTGAATGCTGAACTGCGTTCCGACCTGGGGAAAGGTGCGAGCCGCCGCCTGCGTCGTCTCGCAAGCCTGGTTCCAGCTGTAGTTTACGGTGGCGAAAAAGCCCCTGAATCCATCAGCATGCTGGCTAAAGAAATCGCCAAACTGCTCGAAAACGACGCGGCTTACAGCCACATCATCGAGCTGAACGTTGGCGGCACCAAGCAGAACGTCATCATCAAGGCACTGCAACGTCACCCAGCTAAAGGCCACGTGCTGCACGCTGACTTCGTACGCGTAGTAGCTGGTCAGAAACTGACCGCTATCGTGCCTGTGCACTTTGTTGGTGAAGAAGCTCCGGTCAAGAAAGGCGGCGAAGTTTCGCACGTTATCGCCGAGATCGAAGTGACCTGCCTGCCGAAAGACCTGCCTGAGTTCATCGAAGTCGACCTGTCGGCTCTGGAAATCGGCGCAATCGTTCACCTGTCCGACCTCAAGGCTCCTAAAGGCGTTGAGTTCGTTGCACTGGCTCACGGTGACGACAAAGCTGTTGCAAACGTACACGCTCCACGCGTTGCACCAGAAGCTGAAGAAGGCGCTGCAGAGTAA